In Candidatus Manganitrophus morganii, the genomic window TTCTTTGTTGCTTCCCGTAAGCAGCAACACGATGCCGCCGGCCAATGCGATGACCCCCACGATCGGCGGCGGCGGGACGGCTCTCGTCTTCTCAGGTGTCGCCCCGGAATTGAGATCGGCCCCCTTCTGTCGCGTGAGAGTAATCCCTTGATAAGCAAAGGTCAATACCCCCACGGTGATCAAGACAATGGCGAACAGTCTCTCCATTTTCATTTCGCTTCGCCCTTACAAAACCGGATTGTTGATAGCCTCCCGCGGGTTACGCGGTCTTCGGCCTTGAATGATGCTGCTGAGCAGGGCATGAATAAACCACCCTCCCATTATCGAGCCGTTCACCCATCCGAACAGCCACAGAACCATTAAAAACAGAGCGATCGTCCATAACATGAGTCTTGCCTTTCGAAAAATGATTAAGCCCGCTACCGGCCGGCGCGGGGGGTGCGCCGGCCGATAGCGATGCACCATGTCTTATTGCATTCGGACATGGATTCGTTCACTTTAAATTGGAATCGCCCCTCTCGACCCGGACAGGAATCGTCTAAGAGGTCCCGATCAACGGCTCGGCCGGTTTTGATAGCCCTTTTTCCCGGGGAGCCAATTTCTCTGTTTTGAAGATCCCCAGGAATGACCCTGCTGTCCGGAGCAGCCATCGGAGAAAAACCAGACCAAGCACCCAGACCGGCCAGAGGAGAACGAGAAAAATAAAAAGATATTGAAGGAGATCTTTTGTCGTGATCATCATTTTAGAAACCTCGGGCCATCTATTCCGTTGAAGACCACTCTGTTTCGACTCTCGAAAGAAAAGTCGCGACCCGCACCCGCTCCGGCGTTCTCACCGGACATCACTTCCCTTGGTGATATTCTGACGGGAAAAACAGAGAAAGTCTGGTCAATATTGCTCAGTTTTGAGAATCGAGAAGATCAAATGAATGACATGGTATAGAGGAGAGATGAGCGCTAATCGTGCAGGACGATATTCAGAAGGGAGCTGTGGACGCGCAATTCACCGTTATACTCGATCAGGCCGAGCTTCTTGAACTTGTTCAAAAAGAAGCTGACCCTGGACCGGGTGGTGCCGACCATTTCCGCCAGCGTCTCCTGGCTCATCTTCGGGATGACGAGCTCCGATTTTCCTTCTTTTCCAAAATGGGCCAGCAGAAGAAGCACCCGGGCGAGCCGCTTCTCGCTTGAATTAAAGAGCTGATCGACCAAATCTTCTTCGATCCGGATGTTGCGGGAGAGCAGATAGGCCATGAACAGTTCGGAGAAGGCGGGCTGTTCATGGAGCACGGAGATCATGGCGGCTTTTTCGATCCGGACGATCGTGGAATCTTCCATCGAGATCGCGGTCGCCATACGAACCGACTGTCCGGCAAGACACCCTTCGCCGAAAAAATCGGCGCGTCCCAGGATCGCCACGACCGCTTCCTTCCCTTTCGGGGAAACCACAGTGAGTTTGACCTTGCCCGACTGGATATAGAATACGGCGTCCGCCGCATCCCCTTGTAAAAAGAGGCTTTGTTTCTTCGGGGAGTTTAGAATCGTTTTTCCGCTGCCGACGATGGCAAGGAAGGTATTGGCATTAAAAGGAAGGGCTCGTTTACGCGTCATAAGGTTGGATCTGTTATAAAAGTACCGCAATCTTTTGTCAAGGCCCTTTCCCCCTCTTTAGTTTAAGCTATTGCGCTTCTCGCTCAT contains:
- a CDS encoding Crp/Fnr family transcriptional regulator, with product MTRKRALPFNANTFLAIVGSGKTILNSPKKQSLFLQGDAADAVFYIQSGKVKLTVVSPKGKEAVVAILGRADFFGEGCLAGQSVRMATAISMEDSTIVRIEKAAMISVLHEQPAFSELFMAYLLSRNIRIEEDLVDQLFNSSEKRLARVLLLLAHFGKEGKSELVIPKMSQETLAEMVGTTRSRVSFFLNKFKKLGLIEYNGELRVHSSLLNIVLHD